Proteins encoded together in one Bradyrhizobium sp. CB82 window:
- a CDS encoding aldose 1-epimerase family protein has product MNEDIHVVRSGALSATIKAQGAELCSLKHETGLEFIWQAGAEWPRHAPLLFPIVGRLKNDELHYGGKAYRLTQHGFARDRRFTWLERSSSRCVLELTDDAATRALYPFAFRLTVTCTLDGAGLEFGFTITNTGEDILPASLGGHPAFNWPLEPDMPKERYVLAFAQDEPHPVRRLEGGLLREATEPSPVRERVLGLSESLFAADAVIFDRLNGTSVRYAAGQGASPAPWVEMSWSGFRELGVWSKPTGAPFLCIEPWRGYASPADFDGAFDEKPGLMHIAPGAEETLSFRIRVGIK; this is encoded by the coding sequence ATGAACGAAGACATTCACGTGGTTCGAAGCGGAGCGCTGAGCGCGACCATCAAGGCGCAAGGGGCCGAGCTGTGCTCCCTGAAGCATGAGACAGGCCTCGAATTCATCTGGCAGGCGGGTGCGGAATGGCCCCGCCATGCGCCGCTTCTGTTTCCGATCGTCGGCCGGCTCAAGAACGATGAGCTGCACTATGGCGGCAAGGCCTATCGGCTGACCCAGCATGGCTTTGCGCGCGACCGGCGCTTCACATGGCTCGAGCGATCCTCGTCGCGTTGTGTACTCGAACTCACCGACGACGCGGCGACGCGCGCGCTCTATCCCTTCGCCTTCCGGCTGACCGTGACCTGCACGCTCGACGGCGCGGGACTCGAATTCGGCTTCACGATCACCAATACAGGCGAGGACATCTTGCCGGCCTCGCTCGGCGGCCATCCGGCGTTCAACTGGCCGCTCGAACCTGATATGCCGAAGGAGCGCTATGTGCTCGCCTTCGCGCAGGACGAGCCGCATCCCGTCCGCCGGCTCGAAGGTGGACTGCTGCGTGAGGCGACAGAGCCGAGCCCGGTCCGCGAGAGGGTGCTCGGCCTGTCCGAATCCTTGTTCGCCGCGGACGCGGTGATCTTCGATCGCCTCAACGGCACCTCGGTCCGCTACGCGGCCGGGCAGGGAGCATCTCCGGCTCCTTGGGTGGAGATGTCCTGGAGCGGCTTCCGCGAGCTCGGCGTCTGGTCCAAGCCAACGGGCGCGCCGTTTCTCTGCATCGAGCCATGGCGCGGCTATGCGAGCCCTGCGGACTTCGACGGTGCGTTCGATGAGAAGCCAGGGCTGATGCATATCGCGCCCGGCGCGGAGGAGACGCTGTCGTTCCGGATCAGGGTCGGGATCAAGTAG
- a CDS encoding response regulator transcription factor, whose protein sequence is MAGSVSQDLHRPDRIVVVEDEAVTRAMLVGYFSKNNFNVVGAGSCAECRQALRVRTDLVFLDVQLPDGDGFELAKEIQALSNAGIIFVTRRDTDADRILGLEVAGDHYVTKPINLRDLLARARSVLRRRSIDRKAARCHNSIAFGDWIIDLMRRELMDGDSKPVPLTRAEFDLLAALVGADGRPLSRDYLIEVVSNRQTEVDVRTVDALVARLRRKLIGSGTPVIATVTGVGYKLAITERL, encoded by the coding sequence ATGGCCGGCTCCGTATCCCAGGACTTGCATCGCCCGGATCGCATCGTCGTCGTCGAGGACGAGGCGGTGACCCGCGCCATGCTGGTTGGCTATTTCAGCAAGAACAATTTCAACGTGGTCGGTGCCGGCTCCTGCGCGGAATGCCGCCAGGCGCTACGCGTCCGCACCGATCTTGTCTTCCTCGACGTCCAGCTGCCCGACGGTGACGGCTTCGAACTGGCCAAGGAAATCCAGGCGCTCAGCAATGCCGGCATCATCTTCGTCACGCGCCGCGACACCGACGCCGACCGCATCCTCGGGCTCGAGGTCGCCGGCGATCATTACGTGACCAAGCCTATCAACCTGCGCGACCTGCTTGCGCGTGCGCGCAGCGTGCTGCGGCGGCGCTCGATCGATCGCAAGGCGGCGCGCTGCCACAACTCGATCGCATTCGGCGACTGGATCATCGATCTGATGCGCCGGGAGCTGATGGACGGCGACAGCAAGCCGGTCCCGCTCACCCGCGCCGAGTTCGATCTGCTCGCCGCCCTCGTCGGCGCTGACGGCCGGCCGCTCAGCCGCGACTACCTCATCGAGGTCGTCAGCAACCGCCAGACCGAGGTCGATGTGCGCACGGTCGATGCGCTGGTGGCGCGGCTGCGCCGCAAGTTGATTGGCAGCGGAACGCCCGTGATCGCAACCGTCACCGGCGTCGGCTACAAGCTCGCGATCACCGAGCGACTCTAG
- a CDS encoding c-type cytochrome has protein sequence MIGRQIFALMLASVASSALAAEVDPTAGKVVFERTCANCHAVVIGVNKVGPSLWNVVGRKPAAVPDFAYSEAMKANKEAWTPTALDTYLADPRGDVHGVKMFFKGLPDPGDRGNVIAYLATLK, from the coding sequence ATGATTGGACGTCAGATTTTTGCCCTCATGCTGGCGAGCGTCGCGTCGTCAGCTCTCGCCGCGGAGGTCGATCCGACCGCCGGGAAGGTTGTTTTCGAACGAACCTGTGCAAACTGCCACGCGGTCGTGATCGGGGTGAACAAGGTTGGCCCAAGTCTTTGGAATGTCGTCGGCCGCAAGCCCGCAGCTGTCCCCGATTTCGCCTATTCGGAGGCGATGAAGGCCAACAAGGAGGCCTGGACACCGACCGCCCTGGACACCTACCTCGCTGACCCCCGTGGCGATGTCCACGGCGTCAAGATGTTCTTCAAGGGGCTGCCGGACCCAGGCGATCGCGGCAACGTCATCGCCTATCTGGCGACGCTGAAGTGA
- a CDS encoding alpha/beta hydrolase, producing MDLARRLVPVLCLLAIAGVAAHANAAKFYTEDLRIPMAAAGPQGLEAFLVRPAASKRYPLALLSHGTPRHFDDRTTMSAHKYYAIALEFARRGFAALIVLRRGYGTSPGDRVDSLGPCARAAYLPATAVAVADLRAAIDAMARRNDVTTAGMIAVGHSAGGLATVALTAQAPPGLVAAINFAGGRGSSSDNFVCNPDDLVQAFATFGKTSRVPMLWVYAANDQFFAPAMAHRFYEAFRSSGGNANFIDAPAFGDDGHYLYSTVTRPLWTPPVDAFLRERGLGSRETVSLPDPLPVPGQLSGSGKDEFSRYLASFNPHKAFAVASKGAFGWRSGRATTDAAQRDALAACGKWAADCSLYAVDDNLAGGQAASAR from the coding sequence ATGGACCTCGCGCGCCGGCTCGTGCCCGTGCTCTGTTTGCTCGCAATCGCAGGCGTAGCAGCTCACGCGAATGCTGCCAAGTTCTACACCGAGGATCTCCGCATCCCGATGGCGGCGGCAGGACCGCAGGGGCTCGAGGCCTTCCTGGTGCGGCCCGCCGCGTCCAAGCGCTATCCGCTTGCCCTGCTGAGCCATGGCACGCCGCGGCACTTCGACGACCGGACGACCATGTCGGCGCACAAATATTATGCCATTGCGCTGGAATTCGCCCGGCGCGGATTTGCCGCGCTGATCGTGCTACGGCGCGGCTATGGCACCTCGCCGGGCGACCGGGTCGACAGCCTCGGCCCCTGCGCCCGTGCCGCCTATCTGCCGGCCACCGCCGTTGCGGTCGCCGACCTGCGCGCGGCGATCGATGCGATGGCGCGACGGAACGACGTCACGACAGCCGGCATGATCGCCGTCGGCCATTCCGCGGGCGGCCTTGCCACCGTGGCACTGACTGCGCAGGCCCCGCCCGGGCTCGTCGCCGCGATCAACTTTGCCGGCGGCCGCGGCTCCTCCAGCGACAATTTCGTCTGCAATCCGGATGACCTCGTGCAGGCCTTCGCGACCTTCGGCAAGACTTCGCGCGTGCCGATGCTGTGGGTCTATGCCGCAAACGACCAGTTCTTCGCACCTGCGATGGCGCATCGATTCTATGAGGCGTTTCGCAGCAGTGGCGGCAATGCCAATTTCATTGATGCGCCCGCCTTTGGCGATGACGGCCACTATCTCTATTCAACCGTGACGCGCCCGCTCTGGACGCCGCCGGTCGACGCATTTTTGCGCGAGCGCGGGCTGGGCAGCCGCGAGACGGTGAGCCTGCCGGATCCGCTGCCGGTGCCAGGGCAGCTCTCAGGCTCGGGCAAGGACGAGTTTTCGCGCTATCTCGCCAGCTTCAATCCGCACAAGGCGTTCGCGGTCGCGTCCAAAGGCGCCTTCGGCTGGCGTTCCGGCCGCGCCACGACCGACGCCGCGCAGCGCGACGCGCTCGCGGCCTGCGGCAAATGGGCGGCCGATTGCAGTCTCTATGCCGTCGACGACAACCTCGCCGGCGGCCAGGCCGCATCCGCGCGCTGA